A part of Paenibacillus sp. sptzw28 genomic DNA contains:
- the ehuC gene encoding ectoine/hydroxyectoine ABC transporter permease subunit EhuC, with amino-acid sequence MNPVWSDMLPLLLEGTKITVEVTVLSAVVSLVMAVVAGLCRVSSYALVRGIARVYVDFFRACSLLVLLFWIYFALPFVGIELPKMTAAVLAIGLNYGAYGSEIVRSAILAVPSGQREAALALNLTRTQRMWRVIIPQAVVRMLPPFGNLLIEQLKSTSLVYFITLTDLCYQATILRNNFYPWTPQIFGLLLVIYFILSACITVTIRLLERKYAAWR; translated from the coding sequence ATGAATCCGGTCTGGTCGGATATGCTCCCACTGCTGCTCGAAGGCACGAAGATAACGGTTGAGGTCACGGTATTGTCTGCGGTTGTGTCACTGGTGATGGCCGTCGTCGCCGGGCTTTGCCGGGTATCGAGCTATGCGCTAGTCCGCGGCATCGCCCGCGTTTATGTCGATTTTTTTCGGGCGTGCTCGCTGCTTGTTCTGTTGTTCTGGATCTACTTTGCTCTCCCTTTTGTCGGTATTGAGCTGCCTAAGATGACGGCTGCGGTGCTGGCGATCGGCTTGAACTACGGGGCGTATGGATCGGAAATCGTCCGAAGCGCCATCCTTGCAGTGCCGTCCGGCCAGCGGGAAGCTGCACTGGCGCTTAATTTAACCCGGACGCAGCGGATGTGGCGCGTCATTATTCCGCAAGCGGTCGTGCGGATGCTGCCTCCCTTCGGCAACCTGCTTATCGAGCAGCTCAAATCAACCTCGCTTGTTTATTTCATTACGCTGACGGATCTCTGTTATCAAGCGACGATACTGCGCAATAATTTTTATCCGTGGACACCGCAAATTTTCGGTCTTCTGCTCGTGATTTATTTTATTTTATCCGCATGCATTACGGTAACGATCCGGCTGCTGGAACGCAAATACGCGGCTTGGAGGTGA
- the ehuD gene encoding ectoine/hydroxyectoine ABC transporter permease subunit EhuD: MWKWDYVYSLLPELMSAFRVTLTATLCGFLVASLLGLALAVAYRSRFAAVRMTVRSFVEFVRSTPLLVQVFFLYYSLPMLTPFSLSAFTTGVIGLGLHYSTYMSEVYRSGIDAVPRGQWEAASALNLTKAKTWLKVILPQAIPPVIPVMGNYLIVIFKETPILSAITLVELLLTAKNAASVSYRVFEPYTIVGVLFLLVSLVLSALVRAVETRLNGRFVQR, translated from the coding sequence ATGTGGAAATGGGATTATGTATATTCCTTATTGCCCGAGCTGATGAGCGCTTTTCGCGTTACGTTAACCGCCACTTTGTGCGGGTTTCTGGTCGCGTCTCTTCTGGGCCTGGCGCTGGCGGTAGCCTATCGGTCCAGATTTGCCGCAGTCCGGATGACGGTCCGCAGCTTCGTAGAATTCGTGCGCAGCACGCCGCTGCTCGTACAGGTGTTTTTTCTCTATTACAGTCTGCCGATGCTTACCCCGTTCTCGCTTTCGGCTTTTACGACGGGAGTAATCGGCCTCGGTCTGCATTACAGCACTTATATGTCCGAGGTATACCGGTCGGGGATTGACGCGGTGCCCCGTGGTCAATGGGAAGCAGCCTCGGCGCTCAATTTAACGAAGGCCAAGACTTGGCTAAAGGTTATACTGCCGCAGGCCATTCCGCCGGTAATTCCGGTCATGGGTAATTATCTGATCGTCATATTCAAGGAAACGCCGATTTTATCCGCCATTACGCTTGTGGAGCTGCTGCTTACCGCGAAGAATGCGGCTTCCGTCTCGTACCGCGTATTCGAGCCTTATACCATTGTCGGCGTGCTGTTCCTGCTCGTCAGCTTGGTTTTATCGGCGCTGGTAAGAGCCGTGGAAACGAGACTGAACGGCAGATTTGTCCAAAGATAG
- the ehuA gene encoding ectoine/hydroxyectoine ABC transporter ATP-binding protein EhuA has translation MAAAAAQTLPNPVPDKVIQPIVKYNSITKSFGELEVIKGIDLDIYPGEKIAMIGPSGSGKTTLGRLLMTLEEPTSGTIELGGELLWHMEVGGTLVRASEKHLHRMRGKVGMIFQHFNLFPHLSVLRNVTMAPRSVLGLTKEEAHERAVTMLRKVGLEEKLDVYPSQLSGGQKQRVAIARALVMQPKVMIFDEVTSALDPELVGEVLEVIKEIADEGDMAMLLITHEMEFAREVADRVIFGAEGRIVEEGTPEQIFENPQSERLQSFLGRFSLARA, from the coding sequence GTGGCTGCGGCAGCCGCGCAGACCCTGCCGAATCCCGTGCCCGATAAGGTGATCCAGCCGATTGTGAAGTATAACAGTATTACGAAATCCTTCGGGGAGCTGGAAGTGATCAAAGGGATCGATCTTGACATTTACCCGGGGGAGAAAATCGCCATGATCGGTCCCAGCGGTTCCGGCAAGACTACGCTGGGGCGATTATTAATGACACTGGAAGAGCCGACCAGCGGTACGATCGAGCTTGGCGGCGAGCTTCTGTGGCATATGGAAGTTGGTGGGACGCTTGTACGGGCAAGCGAAAAGCACCTGCACCGGATGCGCGGCAAGGTCGGTATGATATTTCAGCATTTCAACCTGTTCCCCCACTTGAGTGTGCTTCGCAATGTAACGATGGCGCCCCGCAGCGTTCTGGGCTTGACGAAGGAAGAGGCGCACGAGCGCGCCGTTACGATGCTTCGCAAGGTCGGACTCGAAGAGAAGCTGGATGTCTATCCTTCTCAGCTGTCCGGCGGACAGAAGCAGCGCGTTGCAATAGCCAGGGCGCTTGTCATGCAGCCTAAAGTGATGATTTTCGATGAAGTGACCTCAGCACTCGATCCGGAGCTTGTCGGCGAGGTGCTTGAGGTTATTAAAGAGATCGCGGATGAAGGCGATATGGCCATGCTGCTTATTACACACGAAATGGAGTTTGCCAGGGAAGTGGCGGATCGCGTCATCTTCGGCGCAGAGGGCCGCATTGTCGAAGAGGGAACCCCTGAACAAATATTCGAAAATCCGCAGAGCGAGCGTCTTCAGTCTTTTCTTGGACGATTCTCGTTAGCACGGGCCTGA
- the ectA gene encoding diaminobutyrate acetyltransferase codes for MVKPSPSDGERVWRLIKETGSLDLNSVYSYIMLCDIFRDTCVIAAQAGEAVGFISAYRRPDRPQTLFVWQVAVAGSMQGQGLGKRMLRELLARRENADIRFVEATIGPDNTASRRLFLGLAEEKGCESSLTECYPARFFPEASAHEPELLLSIGPIMNNK; via the coding sequence CTGGTTAAACCGTCCCCCTCCGATGGAGAAAGGGTATGGCGTCTTATCAAGGAAACCGGTTCACTCGATTTGAACTCGGTCTACAGCTACATCATGCTTTGCGATATCTTTCGCGATACATGCGTGATTGCCGCGCAGGCAGGTGAAGCTGTCGGGTTCATCTCTGCATATCGCAGGCCGGACCGGCCGCAAACGCTGTTTGTTTGGCAGGTTGCGGTCGCGGGCTCTATGCAGGGGCAGGGCTTGGGGAAGAGAATGCTGAGGGAGCTGCTTGCGCGCCGGGAAAATGCGGATATCCGCTTCGTCGAAGCGACGATTGGTCCGGACAATACGGCATCGCGGCGTTTGTTTCTCGGGCTTGCCGAAGAAAAGGGCTGTGAATCGTCGCTTACCGAATGCTACCCGGCGCGGTTCTTTCCCGAAGCATCCGCCCATGAGCCGGAGCTGCTGCTGAGCATCGGACCTATTATGAACAACAAATAA
- the ectB gene encoding diaminobutyrate--2-oxoglutarate transaminase, which yields MNFPKEAGTLHVFDTLESEVRSYCRSFQAVFDKARNAKVWDVKGNEYIDFFAGAGALNYGHNNPAIRHKLIGYMLDDGVTHSLDMATKAKEAFLTRFNKSILKPRGLDYKIMFPGPTGTNSVESALKIARKATGRTNIICFTNAFHGMSLGSLAATGNTFKRKGAGVDLPNTTFMPYDGYLGERIDTAEILAKLLGDPGSGVDLPAAVILETVQGEGGLNVAGFAWLRRIEALCRKHDILLIVDDVQMGCGRTGSFFSFEGSGIEPDIVCLSKSIGGYGLPLALTLIKPEYDLWSPGEHNGTFRGNNLGFVAASEALSYWEKDTFKIELAGKIRRIHNALEQLLADHPQVDAHIKGRGMIQGISFAKPELAARLSAAAFKNGVIMETSGPYDEVAKLMPPLTIEPSVLEEGLAIIRKSFVEVVQAEPVEAIV from the coding sequence GTGAATTTTCCCAAGGAAGCCGGTACATTGCATGTTTTTGACACGCTGGAATCCGAAGTGCGGAGCTACTGCCGCAGCTTTCAGGCTGTGTTCGACAAAGCAAGAAATGCCAAGGTGTGGGATGTGAAGGGCAATGAATATATCGACTTCTTTGCAGGCGCAGGAGCGCTTAATTATGGACACAACAATCCGGCAATCCGTCACAAGCTGATCGGTTACATGCTTGACGATGGTGTGACGCACAGCCTGGACATGGCGACGAAAGCGAAGGAAGCGTTTCTTACACGGTTTAATAAGTCGATTCTAAAACCGCGCGGACTTGATTACAAAATCATGTTCCCCGGTCCAACCGGAACCAATTCCGTAGAAAGCGCGTTGAAAATCGCCCGCAAAGCGACTGGCCGAACCAATATAATTTGCTTCACGAATGCGTTTCACGGTATGTCCCTCGGCTCGCTGGCGGCGACGGGTAACACGTTTAAACGAAAAGGAGCGGGCGTGGATCTTCCGAACACGACCTTTATGCCTTATGACGGATACCTCGGCGAACGGATCGATACGGCGGAGATATTGGCGAAGCTTCTGGGCGACCCGGGCAGTGGAGTCGATCTGCCGGCAGCGGTCATTCTGGAGACGGTTCAAGGAGAGGGCGGTCTGAATGTAGCCGGATTCGCCTGGCTGCGGCGGATTGAAGCGCTGTGCCGGAAGCATGATATTCTGCTCATCGTCGATGATGTGCAGATGGGCTGCGGCCGCACCGGCTCCTTCTTCAGCTTCGAAGGCTCCGGCATTGAGCCGGATATTGTCTGTCTGTCGAAGTCGATCGGCGGTTACGGCTTGCCGCTAGCGCTCACCCTGATCAAACCGGAATACGACCTGTGGTCGCCGGGCGAACATAACGGCACCTTCCGCGGCAATAATCTCGGCTTTGTGGCGGCGTCCGAAGCGCTCTCCTATTGGGAGAAGGACACGTTCAAAATTGAACTCGCCGGAAAAATACGCAGGATTCACAATGCATTGGAGCAGCTTCTGGCCGATCATCCCCAGGTGGATGCGCACATCAAAGGCAGGGGCATGATCCAGGGCATATCCTTCGCAAAGCCCGAGCTTGCCGCCCGTTTAAGCGCTGCCGCCTTCAAAAACGGCGTCATTATGGAAACATCAGGGCCGTACGACGAAGTGGCGAAGCTGATGCCGCCTCTCACTATCGAGCCTTCCGTTCTTGAGGAGGGACTCGCAATCATCCGCAAAAGCTTCGTGGAGGTCGTTCAAGCCGAACCCGTCGAGGCAATCGTATAG
- a CDS encoding ectoine synthase: MKVKQLDEIIGTKDDVDTDTWNARRLLLRKDGMGFSMHDTLIKAGTETMIWYRNHVEAVYCIEGEGEIELATGEVYPIRPGMLYALDGHEKHYLRANTRLRMVCVFNPPLTGREVHDQDGVYPLVEDNELEARC; the protein is encoded by the coding sequence ATGAAAGTAAAGCAACTGGACGAAATCATTGGTACTAAAGATGATGTCGATACGGACACTTGGAATGCCCGCCGGCTCCTTCTCCGTAAGGACGGTATGGGGTTCTCCATGCACGATACTCTTATTAAAGCCGGTACAGAGACTATGATTTGGTACCGTAACCATGTTGAAGCGGTCTACTGTATCGAGGGGGAAGGCGAGATCGAGCTCGCCACCGGCGAAGTATATCCAATTCGGCCGGGAATGCTGTATGCGCTGGATGGACACGAGAAGCATTACCTTCGTGCAAATACCCGGCTCAGGATGGTTTGTGTGTTCAACCCTCCTCTGACCGGGCGCGAGGTTCATGATCAAGACGGCGTTTATCCATTGGTGGAAGACAACGAATTGGAAGCGAGGTGCTGA
- the thpD gene encoding ectoine hydroxylase, with translation MRPEQFQVKQPPDKYPSRIADKPAVIDREDPVVYAKSHKDGPLPEEQSAFYEKNGYLFLDKFFSQDEIAQWRLELRKLQKLYGQRDAEYVIREPGGTDVRSIFAVHENNELFKQLAANARLTSIVNHLLGSETYIHQSRINFKPGFTGKEFYWHSDFETWHVEDGMPSMRALSCSIALEDNFHFNGPLMVVPGSHKKFVSCVGRTPDDHFKQSLRRQEYGVPDPDSLTALVEEGGIETIVGGAGSIVLFDCNIMHGSNSNITPLPRSNVFLVYNSVENTLAEPYSGQTPRPDYIAARSYR, from the coding sequence ATGAGACCAGAGCAGTTCCAGGTAAAGCAGCCGCCAGACAAGTATCCCTCACGAATTGCCGACAAGCCGGCCGTGATTGATCGGGAAGACCCGGTCGTCTATGCCAAATCGCACAAAGACGGTCCGCTGCCGGAGGAGCAGTCCGCATTTTATGAGAAAAACGGCTATCTGTTCCTGGATAAATTCTTCTCGCAGGATGAAATTGCACAGTGGCGTCTGGAGCTCAGGAAGCTGCAAAAGCTTTATGGTCAGCGCGATGCCGAGTATGTCATAAGAGAGCCTGGAGGCACCGATGTGCGGTCAATCTTCGCCGTACACGAGAATAATGAACTGTTCAAGCAGCTTGCGGCAAATGCGCGGCTGACCTCAATTGTGAACCACCTGCTTGGTTCGGAGACTTATATTCACCAATCCCGCATCAATTTCAAGCCGGGCTTTACGGGCAAAGAGTTTTACTGGCATTCGGACTTTGAGACGTGGCATGTGGAGGACGGGATGCCGTCAATGCGCGCGCTCAGCTGCTCGATAGCGCTGGAGGACAATTTTCATTTCAACGGTCCGCTTATGGTTGTGCCCGGCTCACATAAGAAATTCGTCTCCTGTGTCGGCCGCACGCCGGATGATCATTTCAAGCAATCGCTTCGCCGCCAGGAATATGGCGTTCCCGACCCGGACAGCTTGACAGCGCTGGTGGAGGAAGGCGGAATCGAAACGATCGTCGGGGGAGCCGGGTCCATCGTGCTGTTCGACTGCAACATTATGCACGGATCGAACAGTAATATTACGCCGCTTCCACGCAGCAATGTGTTTCTTGTCTACAACAGCGTGGAGAACACACTGGCGGAGCCCTATTCGGGGCAAACGCCAAGACCGGACTATATAGCCGCGCGCTCCTATCGATAG
- a CDS encoding DUF2179 domain-containing protein: MSPLLLILSIMAINIAYVSIFTLRLILVIKGRRGAASFLAMAEVFIYLAGLNLVLNNLSNPIHMAAYCVGFGLGVYLGSRIEEYLALGYSVVQVITESDKSTLPDKLRGFGYGVTTWTADGRDGRRLVMQVLVKRSNERRLMSSIMMIAPKAFVISHEPRQFKGGFWAKMIER, encoded by the coding sequence ATGAGCCCGCTCCTGCTCATCCTCTCCATCATGGCGATCAACATCGCCTATGTCTCGATATTCACGCTGCGCCTTATCCTCGTGATTAAAGGAAGGAGGGGCGCGGCATCCTTCCTTGCCATGGCTGAAGTATTTATTTACTTGGCGGGGTTAAATCTTGTGCTTAATAACCTGTCCAATCCAATCCACATGGCGGCTTATTGCGTGGGGTTCGGACTCGGCGTTTACCTCGGCAGCAGGATCGAGGAATATTTGGCGCTTGGCTACTCGGTCGTTCAAGTAATTACCGAATCCGATAAGTCCACCCTGCCGGACAAGCTGCGCGGCTTCGGCTACGGGGTGACGACTTGGACGGCGGACGGCAGAGACGGCAGGCGTCTGGTCATGCAGGTGCTCGTTAAACGGAGCAACGAAAGACGGCTTATGAGCAGCATTATGATGATTGCCCCCAAAGCATTCGTCATCTCCCATGAACCGAGACAGTTCAAAGGCGGCTTCTGGGCCAAAATGATCGAGCGATAA
- a CDS encoding DinB family protein, whose product MNKPKEGDFNPQWGRYINAVQEGDLVQLLKDQEQDLLSLYSSFSEEQSFYRYDEGKWSLKEVLGHIIDTERIMSYRLLCAARGDKTPLPRHQDIFVNGTSFDRRPLAELIAEFCAVRTASITLVQGLNGEELRRAGVINNAATTAVALAYFIIGHALHHLNVVREKYLMPH is encoded by the coding sequence ATGAACAAACCTAAAGAAGGCGACTTTAACCCCCAATGGGGCAGATACATCAACGCAGTGCAAGAAGGTGATCTGGTACAGCTGCTTAAGGACCAAGAGCAGGATCTTCTCTCGTTGTACAGCTCCTTCAGCGAAGAGCAAAGCTTCTACCGTTATGATGAGGGAAAATGGAGCCTGAAAGAAGTGCTCGGACACATCATCGACACGGAGCGGATCATGAGTTATCGGCTGCTCTGTGCCGCAAGGGGCGATAAGACGCCGCTGCCGAGACATCAGGATATCTTTGTGAACGGAACCAGCTTCGACCGTCGTCCGCTCGCTGAACTGATCGCCGAGTTTTGCGCCGTCCGGACAGCTTCCATAACGCTGGTGCAGGGATTGAACGGGGAGGAGCTGCGCCGTGCCGGGGTGATCAACAATGCTGCAACCACAGCCGTCGCGCTTGCATACTTCATTATCGGACACGCCCTCCACCATCTGAATGTCGTGCGTGAGAAGTATCTGATGCCGCACTGA
- a CDS encoding serine hydrolase — protein sequence MRRRKSRMMLAAALVMAMLAPTGAMAAGQSTALNYEETRKSAAEKAALLTETYGTTSVQYALIDHGSIVVSGQSGRNDEKGKRPLTADTMYGIGSTSKMFVTAAVMKLAEEGKVDLDTPVVTYIPGFTMKDERYKQITPRMLLNHSSGLNGSSLANSFLFEDNDTYAHDSLLEQLANQKLKADPGAYSVYCNDGFTLAEIMVEKVSGMDYTSYIHQNFTKPLGMSDTKTPQDQLDASRMAGLYFPTYEGQLPNESVNVIGTGGVYSTAEDIARFSQIFTGQVEGILSDESIEAMEQEEYKNGLWPDDADTSFSFGLGWDSVNLFPFSDYGIKALTKGGDTILYHASLVVLPDHDMAAAVLSSGGSSTTNQFLANDLLLQALKEKGIITEFKPEKSHGTPAASDITLEIQKNAGMYGATNQLIKTDISNAGELTLSLVQMPDFPADKYVYTADGSFMSADGNTKISFVTEENGRTYMWARQYVSLPGLGQTAFSHYIAEKLAAQEIPEETAVTWMDRDGKKYYLVSEKYTSLAYLIMSSLSVDLIKEAPGYVLDKKITGPNTASSDLQIPALSGRDLMEYNFYTREGAEYLEAAGSLYVHEDAVKPLYTGPKSSTTIAASGHAKWYKVPVKAAGRTMKVKMPANSSFAVYDEKGTCVNFTVISGDHKVVLPEKGTVVFAGEAGLKFDLSIK from the coding sequence ATGAGACGAAGAAAATCCAGGATGATGCTGGCAGCGGCGCTTGTGATGGCGATGCTTGCTCCAACTGGAGCAATGGCTGCCGGCCAGAGCACTGCACTTAACTACGAAGAGACGCGGAAGTCAGCGGCGGAGAAAGCCGCACTGCTCACGGAAACTTACGGTACGACAAGCGTTCAGTATGCACTTATCGATCATGGCAGCATTGTCGTATCCGGTCAGTCCGGTCGAAACGATGAGAAAGGGAAAAGGCCGTTGACGGCGGATACGATGTACGGCATCGGGTCCACGAGCAAGATGTTCGTTACGGCGGCCGTGATGAAGCTGGCAGAAGAGGGAAAAGTAGATCTGGATACGCCTGTCGTCACGTATATTCCCGGTTTTACGATGAAAGACGAACGATACAAGCAGATTACCCCGCGGATGCTGCTTAATCATTCCTCCGGTCTTAACGGATCGTCGCTCGCGAACTCTTTTTTGTTTGAAGATAACGATACCTATGCGCACGATTCACTGTTGGAACAATTGGCCAACCAGAAATTAAAGGCCGACCCGGGCGCTTATTCGGTTTATTGCAACGACGGGTTTACGTTGGCGGAGATTATGGTGGAGAAGGTCAGCGGCATGGATTATACCTCTTATATCCATCAGAATTTTACTAAACCGCTTGGAATGTCCGATACGAAGACGCCGCAGGACCAGTTGGACGCATCCAGGATGGCGGGTCTATATTTTCCTACATACGAGGGACAACTGCCGAACGAGTCGGTCAACGTTATTGGGACGGGCGGCGTATATTCAACGGCCGAAGACATTGCCCGATTCTCGCAAATCTTCACAGGCCAAGTTGAAGGCATACTTTCTGATGAATCGATCGAAGCGATGGAACAAGAGGAATATAAGAATGGCTTATGGCCCGATGATGCGGATACGTCTTTCAGCTTCGGTCTCGGTTGGGACAGTGTCAACCTGTTTCCGTTCAGCGATTACGGCATTAAGGCGCTGACGAAAGGCGGAGATACGATCCTTTATCACGCATCGCTCGTTGTACTTCCAGACCATGACATGGCTGCCGCCGTTCTCTCTTCCGGTGGCTCCAGCACGACTAATCAATTCTTGGCGAACGATTTGCTGCTTCAAGCGCTCAAAGAGAAAGGGATCATCACCGAATTCAAACCCGAGAAGTCGCATGGCACACCTGCTGCGTCGGATATCACGTTGGAAATACAGAAGAATGCAGGGATGTATGGAGCAACGAATCAATTGATCAAAACAGACATCAGCAATGCCGGCGAATTGACGCTGTCTTTGGTGCAAATGCCGGACTTCCCGGCTGATAAATACGTGTATACGGCGGACGGTTCTTTCATGAGTGCGGATGGGAATACAAAGATCAGCTTCGTGACGGAGGAGAATGGCCGCACATATATGTGGGCCAGACAGTATGTCTCGCTTCCAGGGCTTGGCCAGACGGCCTTCTCGCATTATATAGCCGAGAAGCTCGCGGCTCAGGAGATACCGGAAGAGACCGCTGTCACCTGGATGGATCGAGACGGCAAGAAATATTACCTGGTCAGCGAAAAATATACATCGCTGGCGTACTTGATAATGTCATCCCTCAGCGTGGATTTGATCAAGGAAGCACCCGGATATGTGTTGGACAAAAAAATAACCGGCCCGAATACGGCTTCCAGCGATTTGCAAATTCCGGCACTTAGCGGCAGAGACCTCATGGAGTATAACTTCTATACTCGGGAGGGAGCCGAATATCTCGAAGCCGCGGGCAGCCTATATGTGCATGAAGATGCAGTGAAGCCGCTCTATACCGGTCCAAAATCCTCGACTACCATTGCGGCGAGCGGTCATGCCAAGTGGTATAAGGTGCCCGTGAAGGCCGCAGGCAGGACCATGAAGGTGAAAATGCCTGCAAACAGCTCGTTTGCCGTCTATGACGAGAAAGGCACATGCGTGAATTTCACCGTGATCAGCGGCGATCATAAGGTTGTGCTGCCTGAGAAAGGTACCGTTGTTTTCGCCGGTGAAGCCGGATTGAAGTTTGACTTATCTATAAAATAA
- a CDS encoding GyrI-like domain-containing protein: MGKKVDYKKDYKQLYMPKRLPEIVVVPQMPFFMVSGSGDPNGEEFAMATEALYSMSYAVRMSYKSEKVPAGYYEYTVFPLEGEWDLLDRSKPATDKSNFKYTIMIRQPDFLTKVNFERFLEQLKRKRSNPFLEKIRFEHVEDGMSCQMMHIGSFDDEPESFTRMEVFCTEQGFIRSSKIHREIYLSDPRKTEPSKLKTVLRFPVKKT, from the coding sequence TTGGGCAAAAAGGTAGATTATAAAAAAGATTATAAGCAACTCTATATGCCAAAAAGGTTGCCGGAAATTGTGGTAGTGCCACAGATGCCATTTTTTATGGTCAGTGGTTCTGGGGACCCTAACGGCGAGGAATTCGCCATGGCAACAGAAGCTTTGTACAGTATGAGTTATGCTGTGAGAATGTCTTACAAAAGTGAAAAGGTGCCTGCTGGATACTATGAATATACGGTTTTTCCACTTGAAGGCGAATGGGATTTGCTTGATCGGTCAAAGCCCGCGACTGACAAAAGCAATTTTAAGTACACGATTATGATACGCCAACCCGATTTTTTGACAAAAGTAAATTTCGAACGATTTTTGGAACAATTGAAAAGGAAAAGGTCAAATCCATTCCTTGAGAAAATTCGGTTTGAACATGTCGAAGATGGAATGAGTTGTCAAATGATGCATATTGGAAGCTTTGACGATGAGCCGGAAAGCTTTACGCGAATGGAAGTGTTTTGTACAGAACAAGGATTTATTCGTTCAAGTAAAATTCATCGGGAAATTTATTTGTCGGATCCCCGTAAGACTGAACCGTCAAAGTTGAAAACTGTGTTAAGATTCCCTGTAAAAAAAACCTGA
- a CDS encoding DUF6886 family protein, with product MYYHFSEEPGIRRFKPRPSAAFPHYPPVVFAIDEEHAAHYFFPRDCPRVIYWKADSTTEEDLNAFFSHTAAAKIIAVENGWLERIRSTKLYVYTFAEESFECFDGTAGYYISTSEVAPLNVEPVGDLLKKLLGRRVELTFTPSLHPIRDKVVASTVDFSIIRFRNARKQD from the coding sequence TTGTATTATCATTTTAGCGAGGAGCCGGGTATCAGACGATTCAAACCGCGGCCATCGGCGGCGTTCCCGCATTACCCGCCTGTCGTGTTTGCTATCGATGAAGAGCACGCGGCGCATTACTTTTTCCCCAGGGATTGTCCCAGGGTTATATACTGGAAGGCGGATTCGACGACTGAAGAGGACCTGAACGCTTTCTTCTCACATACGGCGGCGGCCAAAATCATAGCAGTCGAGAATGGCTGGCTGGAACGGATTCGAAGCACGAAGCTGTATGTTTATACGTTCGCTGAGGAGTCGTTTGAATGCTTCGACGGTACAGCGGGTTATTATATTTCAACCTCTGAGGTAGCTCCATTGAATGTCGAACCGGTCGGCGATTTGCTGAAGAAGCTGTTAGGCCGTCGGGTAGAGCTAACCTTTACCCCTTCTTTGCACCCCATTCGGGACAAAGTAGTCGCTTCAACGGTCGATTTCTCTATTATCCGGTTTAGGAATGCAAGGAAACAAGACTAG
- a CDS encoding phosphotransferase, with product MNKGALIGRGLTAEVFEWGENRVIKLFFSSVSQDWIDREAKTGAIAAAAGIPSPSVYETIEVEGRKGIIYDRLKGSSMLKLIQAEPGNTWLYGRRMAELHARVHQSDGTGKLQLQKEIIAGAVRDSAALLGERTKRICEYLGAMPKGSSICHGDFHPDNIIVNGQSIGIIDWMNACIGDPLGDAARTCLMINSPYITPDIPASMAPVVAEIKRVLLDNYREEYLRLTGAHQDELKAWMLPIAAARLRENVPGESEWLMCMIDELLSE from the coding sequence ATGAATAAAGGCGCATTAATCGGCCGCGGGCTGACGGCAGAGGTATTCGAATGGGGAGAAAACAGGGTTATTAAGCTCTTCTTCTCCTCCGTATCGCAAGATTGGATTGACCGGGAGGCGAAGACAGGAGCCATCGCCGCGGCCGCCGGCATCCCTTCCCCGAGCGTATATGAAACGATCGAAGTTGAAGGTCGAAAGGGCATCATCTATGACCGGTTGAAGGGCAGCTCCATGCTGAAGCTGATTCAGGCGGAGCCCGGCAATACATGGCTGTACGGGCGCCGGATGGCAGAGCTTCACGCCCGGGTGCACCAGTCGGACGGAACGGGCAAGCTCCAGCTCCAGAAGGAGATCATTGCCGGTGCGGTCAGGGATTCGGCCGCTTTGCTTGGTGAGCGTACAAAGCGGATTTGCGAATATCTGGGTGCCATGCCCAAAGGGAGCTCGATCTGTCATGGCGATTTTCATCCGGATAATATTATCGTCAACGGCCAGTCAATAGGGATCATCGACTGGATGAATGCCTGTATCGGCGATCCCCTCGGCGATGCCGCCAGGACATGCCTCATGATAAATTCACCATACATAACTCCGGATATTCCAGCCTCCATGGCGCCGGTAGTAGCTGAAATCAAGCGGGTCTTGCTGGATAACTACCGCGAGGAATATTTACGACTGACCGGGGCGCATCAAGATGAGCTCAAGGCATGGATGCTGCCCATCGCGGCTGCCAGACTTCGGGAGAATGTGCCCGGAGAAAGCGAATGGCTGATGTGTATGATCGATGAATTGCTCTCTGAATGA